Proteins co-encoded in one Dendropsophus ebraccatus isolate aDenEbr1 chromosome 9, aDenEbr1.pat, whole genome shotgun sequence genomic window:
- the INPP1 gene encoding inositol polyphosphate 1-phosphatase isoform X2, with amino-acid sequence MADILQELLRASEKAACIARACRQEEALFQLLIEEKKEDEKNKKFLTDFKTLADVLVQEVIKHDLGKKFAGLEENVRGEESNEFTNELGEKIIVKVCPTEEETASLLQKVLDNNKAAAKTLARAVHQDVTLTDVALDDVNVSLPLDNIAVWVDPIDSTYQYIKGSGDIQPEKGIYPKGLQCVTVLIGVFLLDTGHPVMGVINQPFAIQDPITLRWKGQWYWGLSYMGSNICSLHFSAASGKPDNKVDGGSQQSAATAKNSYATVTSSAESENVLRALSNVCGENLHFAAGAGYKCLCVIQGLVDFYVFSEDTTFKWDSCAPHAILKSLGGGMLDLSECLKSANQNQVPSVRPHILYNSEVQGAKGADRWANKGGLIAYRSEQDLEFFMNLFIKKLSLPNELH; translated from the exons ATGGCTGACATCCTTCAAGAGTTGTTACGTGCTTCTGAGAAAGCTGCATGTATTGCTCGAGCGTGTCGACAAGAAGAAGCCTTATTCCAGCTCTTAATTGAGGAGAAAAAAGAGGACGAGAAGAATAAGAAATTCCTTACAGATTTTAAAACgttggctgatgttttggttcAGGAGGTCATTAAACATGACCTTGGAAAAAAG TTTGCAGGTTTAGAGGAAAATGTAAGGGGTGAAGAATCAAATGAGTTTACAAATGAGCTTG GAGAGAAAATCATAGTTAAAGTCTGCCCTACCGAGGAGGAAACTGCCAGTCTACTGCAGAAGGTACTGGATAACAATAAAGCGGCAGCCAAGACCTTAGCGAGGGCTGTTCACCAGGACGTGACTCTGACAGACGTGGCTTTAGATGATGTTAATGTGAGCCTCCCTCTAGATAACATTGCAGTTTGGGTTGATCCTATTG ACTCCACCTACCAGTATATCAAAGGTTCTGGAGATATTCAACCTGAGAAAGGGATTTATCCTAAAGGCCTGCAGTGTGTAACTGTACTTATTGGAGTTTTTCTTCTGGACACAGGGCATCCAGTCATGGGTGTGATTAATCAGCCTTTTGCAATACAGGATCCTATAACACTCAG ATGGAAAGGTCAGTGGTATTGGGGATTATCATATATGGGATCAAATATCTGTTCTTTACACTTTTCTGCTGCCAGTGGAAAACCCGACAACAAAGTTGATGGAGGCTCCCAGCAGAGTGCTGCTACTGCAAAGAATTCTTATGCCACAGTAACAAGCTCCGCAGAATCGGAAAATGTTCTTAGGGCCCTGTCAAATGTGTGTGGTGAAAATCTGCATTTTGCTGCTGGAGCAGGCTATAAATGTCTATGTGTGATTCAAGGTCTTGTGGATTTTTATGTGTTTTCAGAAGACACCACATTTAAGTGGGATAGCTGTGCTCCTCATGCCATTCTTAAATCTCTTGGAGGTGGAATGTTGGACCTTTCCGAATGTTTAAAATCTGCAAATCAGAATCAGGTGCCAAGTGTCAGACCACATATCCTGTACAATTCTGAAGTGCAAGGAGCAAAAGGAGCAGACAGATGGGCCAATAAAGGAGGACTTATTGCTTACAGATCAGAACAAGATCTAGAATTCTTTATGAATCTCTTCATAAAAAAATTGTCTTTACCAAATGAACTTCATTAA
- the INPP1 gene encoding inositol polyphosphate 1-phosphatase isoform X1 has protein sequence MSVYKTVGKMADILQELLRASEKAACIARACRQEEALFQLLIEEKKEDEKNKKFLTDFKTLADVLVQEVIKHDLGKKFAGLEENVRGEESNEFTNELGEKIIVKVCPTEEETASLLQKVLDNNKAAAKTLARAVHQDVTLTDVALDDVNVSLPLDNIAVWVDPIDSTYQYIKGSGDIQPEKGIYPKGLQCVTVLIGVFLLDTGHPVMGVINQPFAIQDPITLRWKGQWYWGLSYMGSNICSLHFSAASGKPDNKVDGGSQQSAATAKNSYATVTSSAESENVLRALSNVCGENLHFAAGAGYKCLCVIQGLVDFYVFSEDTTFKWDSCAPHAILKSLGGGMLDLSECLKSANQNQVPSVRPHILYNSEVQGAKGADRWANKGGLIAYRSEQDLEFFMNLFIKKLSLPNELH, from the exons TGTACAAGACAGTCGGAAAGATGGCTGACATCCTTCAAGAGTTGTTACGTGCTTCTGAGAAAGCTGCATGTATTGCTCGAGCGTGTCGACAAGAAGAAGCCTTATTCCAGCTCTTAATTGAGGAGAAAAAAGAGGACGAGAAGAATAAGAAATTCCTTACAGATTTTAAAACgttggctgatgttttggttcAGGAGGTCATTAAACATGACCTTGGAAAAAAG TTTGCAGGTTTAGAGGAAAATGTAAGGGGTGAAGAATCAAATGAGTTTACAAATGAGCTTG GAGAGAAAATCATAGTTAAAGTCTGCCCTACCGAGGAGGAAACTGCCAGTCTACTGCAGAAGGTACTGGATAACAATAAAGCGGCAGCCAAGACCTTAGCGAGGGCTGTTCACCAGGACGTGACTCTGACAGACGTGGCTTTAGATGATGTTAATGTGAGCCTCCCTCTAGATAACATTGCAGTTTGGGTTGATCCTATTG ACTCCACCTACCAGTATATCAAAGGTTCTGGAGATATTCAACCTGAGAAAGGGATTTATCCTAAAGGCCTGCAGTGTGTAACTGTACTTATTGGAGTTTTTCTTCTGGACACAGGGCATCCAGTCATGGGTGTGATTAATCAGCCTTTTGCAATACAGGATCCTATAACACTCAG ATGGAAAGGTCAGTGGTATTGGGGATTATCATATATGGGATCAAATATCTGTTCTTTACACTTTTCTGCTGCCAGTGGAAAACCCGACAACAAAGTTGATGGAGGCTCCCAGCAGAGTGCTGCTACTGCAAAGAATTCTTATGCCACAGTAACAAGCTCCGCAGAATCGGAAAATGTTCTTAGGGCCCTGTCAAATGTGTGTGGTGAAAATCTGCATTTTGCTGCTGGAGCAGGCTATAAATGTCTATGTGTGATTCAAGGTCTTGTGGATTTTTATGTGTTTTCAGAAGACACCACATTTAAGTGGGATAGCTGTGCTCCTCATGCCATTCTTAAATCTCTTGGAGGTGGAATGTTGGACCTTTCCGAATGTTTAAAATCTGCAAATCAGAATCAGGTGCCAAGTGTCAGACCACATATCCTGTACAATTCTGAAGTGCAAGGAGCAAAAGGAGCAGACAGATGGGCCAATAAAGGAGGACTTATTGCTTACAGATCAGAACAAGATCTAGAATTCTTTATGAATCTCTTCATAAAAAAATTGTCTTTACCAAATGAACTTCATTAA